In Streptomyces sp. NBC_01381, a genomic segment contains:
- a CDS encoding DJ-1/PfpI family protein: protein MAAKILIVTGDAAESLEVLYPYQRLREEGYDVHIAAPARKKLQFVVHDFEPGFDTYTEKPGYTWPADLAFSEVDPGQYAALVIPGGRAPEYLRNDPELRKILKSFFDADKPVAQICHGPLLTAAIGGLTGRRVTAYPALEMDMQAAGATFQDAEAVVDGTLVSARAWPDHSRWMREFLTVLRAKAPVT, encoded by the coding sequence ATGGCGGCCAAGATCCTGATAGTGACCGGTGACGCGGCGGAGTCACTGGAGGTCCTCTACCCCTACCAGCGGCTGCGCGAGGAGGGGTACGACGTGCACATCGCCGCCCCCGCCCGCAAGAAGCTGCAGTTCGTGGTGCACGACTTCGAGCCCGGTTTCGACACGTACACGGAGAAGCCCGGCTACACCTGGCCCGCGGACCTCGCCTTCTCCGAAGTGGATCCCGGTCAGTACGCCGCCCTGGTGATCCCGGGCGGCCGGGCCCCGGAGTATCTGCGCAACGACCCCGAGCTCCGCAAGATCCTCAAGTCCTTCTTCGACGCCGACAAGCCGGTCGCCCAGATCTGCCACGGCCCGCTCCTGACGGCGGCGATCGGCGGCCTGACCGGCCGCAGGGTCACGGCGTATCCGGCCCTGGAGATGGACATGCAGGCGGCGGGCGCGACCTTCCAGGACGCGGAGGCGGTGGTCGACGGCACACTGGTCTCGGCCCGCGCGTGGCCCGATCACTCCCGGTGGATGAGGGAGTTCCTCACGGTACTGAGGGCGAAGGCGCCGGTGACGTAG